The Megasphaera elsdenii DSM 20460 genome includes the window CAGTTTAGAAAATGTAGTACAAAGGAAAACTTAAGAGAAAACATGGTATCTGCCGAGTAGGCAGTTTAGAAAAGCCGGTGTCACCACATAGTGGATGCGGCGCCGGTATCTGCCGAGTAGGCAGTTTAGAAATTATTGGGTGCGAAGCCTCGCGGTGTACGCCTGGTATCTGCCGAGTAGGCAGTTTAGAAAATAGGCAAAATCCCAGCCCGGTACATCGACATGGTATCTGCCGAGTAGGCAGTTTAGAAAATTATTCGAGCCGCCGCCGACAGCGATACGGAGGTATCTGCCGAGTAGGCAGTTTAGAAACATAACTGTATCGGTTGGTTTGTCTGTTAATCGGTATCTGCCGAGTAGGCAGTTTAGAAATATACCATGCTGAAAGCGTGGAATACAGGCCAGGTATCTGCCGAGTAGGCAGTATTAGTATATATTCCTTTAAAAGATAAATAATATTGAATGGGAATTTCAAATGTGGTATAATGAGAATAATTAATTCGGTATTTAATATAAGGAGGCATTTTCTGTGGGAATATTTATGGATTATGTCGTAGAAAATTCAGCGAAGAAAAAGAAAACACATAATGCTTGGCTGCAAAGTGTGGTTGATCGTATTCCTTCTTGTACCTTGTCGACGCATGTCGGTAAATTTACGAATCCTGAAGTAAAAGTAAATATTCTTGATAGAGGACAGGGAACAAATAGGGAATATGTGAGTACCGATACGGTGACACATGATATTGATATCGTTGTTTCTTCGGCAGCTTATTTAAGTACGGCGAGTTTATTGATGCTGCCTTTAGAAGATAGACAGTTGGTGCTTCTTCATCTCAAGCAGCGTGATTTAGCATTAAAAAAAGATTTCACTTCTCTCGGTATTGATTATGAAAAAGTTTGCACAGATGTTGATGGACTTTTTCAAGCCGCGCTGCCGGATCATACAGATCAGAATTTGAAGCAGGTCTATTTTCCCGTTTCAGACGGTAATTATCATTTATTAACTGTTATGCCGAGTTCCAGCTTGCTGTTACAGTTAAAGAAGCGAATCGATGACATGGGCAGCGAAGAAAGGGAACACAAAAAAAGCGGAGAAGCCTATACTAAGATATTCAGCCTTACGGGTATAGGTTTTGGCGGTACGAAACCGCAAAATATCAGTACCCTCAATTCACGTCAGCACGGAATTGCCTATTTATTGCCGTCTTTGCCGCCGCAGTTGAAACTAAGGACACTCCGCTTTCCCAAACGTGATTTTTTCCGTGAATCGATTCCTTATCGGCCTTTGAATGATTTACTGCATCAACTCCATGTCATTTTAAAGACAGAGAAAAATAATATGGGAATCCGCATGCAAAGAGATGAGGTAACGGCGGCACTGGTGGACCTTGTACTGATGACCGCTTATGAATTCCGTAAGCATGAAGCGGGTTGGAGCAATCAGCCTTCTTTTTCCAACTTGCCGCAGGCTCAGAAAATCTTCCTTGATGATGCGTATAAAGCTGACAGAAGTGAAGGTACGTGGCAGCAGATGATTAGCCGGAGTTTTGCACGCTATATTATTTCACAATACGAAAAGGTGATGAAATCTGAAAAAATCGTCTTAGGCGACGCTGAACTTTCTTATTTGCAAGACGCGATGAAGAATGTTTTAGAAGAGGAAGTGAGATATGGCTTATGAGAGAAGCGGTTTTGATTGTATCAGGCATTCACATTCAAAATGCCAATGCGTTGAGCAGTACTTTTACTATCGGTTTTCCTGCGATGACGGCCTGGCTGGGGGCTGTTCATGCTTTACAGCGGCGTCTTAACCGGCAGTCGGAATTTTCGGAACTGCGCTTTACGAAAACAGGGGTGATTTGTCATGGTTACCAACTGCAGACTCACAAAGGCACAGGTGACTGGATTTCTTCGATTATTGGCACAACTAATCCGCTGCGAAAAAAAGGCAATGCTTTTGTAAGGCCGCCGTTTATTGAAGAAGCAAGAATTCATCTTCTCGTCGATTTAGTCATTGAAGTACAGAAATTGGGGCCGGAAATGGGCGATTTGCTGGAACCAATGGTACGCGAAAATATGCTGACGATGAAAATTGCTGGCGGAGACGTTCTTTCTGTAGACAAAATAGACGTGCAGCGGATTGATCGAGATAACGAGAGTGCGGTAGTACGGAAACTTATTCTGCCGTTGATGTCGGGGTATGCAGTGATTGAGCGACGGGATTTGATGAATGAAGATACTGGTGAAGATACACTAGGAGTGCTGCTTCATTATTTAGCCGTCTACTCGACGCCGCTTGTCGATAAAGAGGGAAGAGTTATTTCCTGGCAGCAACAACGCGCAACGCCAGGCTGGCTCGTTCCGCTGGCTGTAGGATTCAGGGCGTTATCGCCTTTGCAGAAAGTGAAGCGGCAGCGTGATGCGGAGAAGACTCACTGTTTTGTAGAACCGCTGGTAACATTAGGTGAATTTAAGATGCTGCATCGGCTTAGATCATTAGATGATTTGTTTTGGCATTATGAATATGATGAAACACAAGGAACCTATCTTTGTAAAAATGAATAGAGGAGGAATGTTTTATGGCTAAAAAAACGACGGACATCGCGTCTGTACTGGCGTTTGAAAAAAAGATGGTAGCTTCAGATGCTTATATGTACAGTACGACTTGGGAAAACAAAGAAGCAGTACCCATTCAATTGGTAGAAAAATCCGTACGCGGTACGATTTCCAATCGTTTGAACAAAGCGGCGGTCCGGAATGATCCGCTGAAACTTAATGCAGAAGTGCAGAAACCGAATCTGCAGACGGTTGACAGTGCCGCCCTTCCTCTTGAGCAAGATACGCTGAAACTTTGCTTTACATTGAAATTTTTAGCAGGTGTGCAGAACCCTTCGGCCTGCAATAATTCGACTCACTACGCGGGAATCCAGAAGATGGGGCAGGGCTATATTGAAAAATATGGTTTCAAGGAAGTAGCCAAGCGATATGCTATGAACTTAGCCAATGGCCGGTTTTTATGGCGCAATCGTATTGGTGCTGAAAAAATCGAAATTGTTGTTTCTATGGATGAAGAAAATAAATCGTGGACGTTTGATGCCTATCAATATGATTTAAAATCTTTTGATCAGGATGATGAACAAGTCGATGAATTATCTGGTTATATTGCGGATGCTTTATGCGGCAAGAGAAACTATGCGTTTTTTAAAGTCACAGCATATGTCTTGTTGGGCAGCGGTCAAGATGTTTATCCTAGTGAAGAACTCATTTTAGATAAAGGCCGAGGTAAAAAGAGCAAGGTTTTGTACTCAGTGAATGGTATAGCAGCCATGCATTCTCAGAAAATCAGCAATGCCTTACGGACCATTGACACATGGTATCCAGACTATGAAGACGGTATCGGACCAATCGCTATTGAAACCTATGGTTCTGTAACGGCTTTAGGACGGGCATACCGGACGCCAAAAGACAAAAAAGATTTTTATACGTTATTTGATGCCTGGTCCACAGGCAATGAATTATCTTGCGAAGAAGATGAACATTACGTCATGGCTGTCCTGGTACGCGGTGGTGTCTTCGGCCAAAGCGGAAAGGATGATGAATGATGTTTTATCAGGAAATTACGCTGTACCCCAGTGCTGAAATTCCCACATCATTCTTGATGACGAAAGTATTCATGCCGCTGCATTTTACCTTAGCATCACAAAAAGAAAAACTAGGGGAAGGGAGGATAGGCATCTCTTTTCCCAGATACACTGAAGAATCATTGGGGAATAAAGTCCGCATTTTTTCAAAGGAAAGAGAAATACTTGAATCAGCTGACATTCCTCAAGCCTTGCGTTTCTTGCAGGATTACATCCATCTTACGGCGATTCGAGAGGTGGCCGCTCCTCGTATCAAGGGCTATGCCGTATATCGCCGCTATCAACCGGACAGCTCCCGCTTTCGAAAAGCCAAACGTTATGCAAAGAGAAATGGTATATCTTATGAAAAAGCCTTTAAATTGATGAAAACAAAAAAGCCTAGACGACTTCCGTACGTGCAGCTGAAAAGCAAAACGACTCAGCAGAAATTCAGCCTTTTCATTGAAAAAATAGAAGCTCCTGCTTGTGAGGGTAATTTTAACGCCTATGGTCTGAGCCAGCAGGCGACAGTACCGGAATTTTGAGGAAAATCATGTTTGATTGCCCCAAAAATTAATAAGTATCTTAAAATCAAGGAAACAAGCGGATCTTTGCCGTCTCAGAAAATTTTTGGTAAAATGAAAAAGAACGCTTGACAGTAAGTGGCTGTGCGAATTTGCGCATGTTGTCCTACAGTTATCTGCCGCACAGGCAGTTTAGAAATGTTATTGCCGATTATTCCGCAAATGGGCAACGTTATCTGCCGCACAGGCAGTTTAGAAAAATCCAAGATTCCGTTGCGGTATATTCTGAACGTTATCTGCCGCACAGGCAGTTTAGAAAAAATACGTTGTTGATGTCGCATCACTGCATAGCGTTATCTGCCGCACAGGCAGTTTAGAAATTTCAAGTACTTCCGACTGGAAATCATGTTCAGTTATCTGCCGCACAGGCAGTTTAGAAAGGTGCAAAGGTCCGCGGGTTCTCGATAGTAGCGTTATCTGCCGCACAGGCAGTTTAGAAAAAAGCCGGTTGATTTCTCGAGCCGTGAAAGGCGTTATCTGCCGCACAGGCAGTTTAGAAAACAAAGACCGATAAAGTAGTCCAGTAAGGATCGTTATCTGCCGCACAGGCAGTTTAGAAAAGAACCAGGAGAAAAGTGGAAGCACTTCAAAGGTTATCTGCCGCACAGGCAGTTTAGAAAAGATAAATGCCACAATTAGGAGCTTCTAGGCCGTTATCTGCCGCACAGGCAGTTTAGAAATGCTAAGGGGTACTGGTATATGTTGCTGACTTGTTATCTGCCGCACAGGCAGTTTAGAAATTAAAGT containing:
- a CDS encoding type I-F CRISPR-associated protein Csy1, giving the protein MGIFMDYVVENSAKKKKTHNAWLQSVVDRIPSCTLSTHVGKFTNPEVKVNILDRGQGTNREYVSTDTVTHDIDIVVSSAAYLSTASLLMLPLEDRQLVLLHLKQRDLALKKDFTSLGIDYEKVCTDVDGLFQAALPDHTDQNLKQVYFPVSDGNYHLLTVMPSSSLLLQLKKRIDDMGSEEREHKKSGEAYTKIFSLTGIGFGGTKPQNISTLNSRQHGIAYLLPSLPPQLKLRTLRFPKRDFFRESIPYRPLNDLLHQLHVILKTEKNNMGIRMQRDEVTAALVDLVLMTAYEFRKHEAGWSNQPSFSNLPQAQKIFLDDAYKADRSEGTWQQMISRSFARYIISQYEKVMKSEKIVLGDAELSYLQDAMKNVLEEEVRYGL
- the csy2 gene encoding type I-F CRISPR-associated protein Csy2, with the translated sequence MREAVLIVSGIHIQNANALSSTFTIGFPAMTAWLGAVHALQRRLNRQSEFSELRFTKTGVICHGYQLQTHKGTGDWISSIIGTTNPLRKKGNAFVRPPFIEEARIHLLVDLVIEVQKLGPEMGDLLEPMVRENMLTMKIAGGDVLSVDKIDVQRIDRDNESAVVRKLILPLMSGYAVIERRDLMNEDTGEDTLGVLLHYLAVYSTPLVDKEGRVISWQQQRATPGWLVPLAVGFRALSPLQKVKRQRDAEKTHCFVEPLVTLGEFKMLHRLRSLDDLFWHYEYDETQGTYLCKNE
- the csy3 gene encoding type I-F CRISPR-associated protein Csy3 — encoded protein: MAKKTTDIASVLAFEKKMVASDAYMYSTTWENKEAVPIQLVEKSVRGTISNRLNKAAVRNDPLKLNAEVQKPNLQTVDSAALPLEQDTLKLCFTLKFLAGVQNPSACNNSTHYAGIQKMGQGYIEKYGFKEVAKRYAMNLANGRFLWRNRIGAEKIEIVVSMDEENKSWTFDAYQYDLKSFDQDDEQVDELSGYIADALCGKRNYAFFKVTAYVLLGSGQDVYPSEELILDKGRGKKSKVLYSVNGIAAMHSQKISNALRTIDTWYPDYEDGIGPIAIETYGSVTALGRAYRTPKDKKDFYTLFDAWSTGNELSCEEDEHYVMAVLVRGGVFGQSGKDDE
- the cas6f gene encoding type I-F CRISPR-associated endoribonuclease Cas6/Csy4: MMFYQEITLYPSAEIPTSFLMTKVFMPLHFTLASQKEKLGEGRIGISFPRYTEESLGNKVRIFSKEREILESADIPQALRFLQDYIHLTAIREVAAPRIKGYAVYRRYQPDSSRFRKAKRYAKRNGISYEKAFKLMKTKKPRRLPYVQLKSKTTQQKFSLFIEKIEAPACEGNFNAYGLSQQATVPEF